The Candidatus Protochlamydia phocaeensis genome has a window encoding:
- a CDS encoding NYN domain-containing protein: MHYFIDGYNLLFRLMHGSDDLQQSRQQIILDLNKKISLVKLDVSLVFDAAFQEGDRTRSHFDALEILFTAEGETADEFILEEIKNSIFPQQETVVTSDKRLAWQARHRSAHTESIEEFMVWLNKSYKNKLKQLKNPRPPPKKTVASPIPATLKPLLPSPSPAQQAKAEECGDYYTRIFEERYQELLKQEKPRKLKETARPPSKKRKRAKDPFKEERPSVEGPTEMERWLKTFEERLNHPDPHAKH; the protein is encoded by the coding sequence ATGCATTATTTCATCGACGGATATAACCTCCTATTCCGCCTGATGCATGGAAGCGACGATCTGCAGCAATCAAGGCAGCAAATCATTTTAGATCTGAATAAAAAAATCTCCTTAGTCAAATTAGATGTGTCCCTTGTTTTTGACGCCGCCTTCCAAGAAGGAGACCGGACGCGTTCGCATTTTGATGCCTTGGAAATTTTATTTACAGCCGAAGGGGAAACAGCCGACGAATTTATCCTGGAAGAAATTAAAAATTCTATTTTCCCCCAGCAAGAAACCGTCGTTACATCGGACAAACGCCTAGCCTGGCAGGCCCGCCACCGCAGTGCTCATACAGAGAGCATAGAAGAGTTTATGGTGTGGCTTAATAAGAGCTATAAAAATAAACTCAAACAGCTTAAAAATCCACGCCCTCCCCCCAAAAAAACCGTTGCGTCCCCCATTCCAGCCACCCTTAAGCCTCTCCTTCCCTCTCCTTCTCCCGCTCAACAGGCAAAGGCGGAAGAGTGCGGAGATTATTATACACGCATTTTTGAAGAGCGCTATCAAGAGCTTCTCAAGCAGGAAAAGCCGCGCAAACTCAAAGAAACGGCCAGACCGCCTTCTAAAAAAAGGAAACGAGCCAAAGATCCCTTCAAAGAAGAGCGTCCTTCGGTCGAAGGGCCAACTGAAATGGAGCGCTGGCTAAAGACATTCGAAGAGCGTTTGAACCATCCCGATCCTCACGCGAAACATTAA
- the rdgB gene encoding RdgB/HAM1 family non-canonical purine NTP pyrophosphatase, whose amino-acid sequence MELLLATTNLHKIREFKDMLKSKSLSHLEVLSLHQFPDYVAPEETSLTFKGNAILKAEHAAKQLKKWTLADDSGLVVPALGGEPGIYSSRYAGSQATDADNRQKLLRAMQNLESPEERAAYFECCLALSSPDGLKKCVQGICEGFIVKEPKGRYGFGYDALFAKHDYGEKTFAELTEGVKNRISHRCKAFERMAVFLENLRD is encoded by the coding sequence ATGGAACTGCTTTTGGCGACAACAAATCTGCATAAAATCAGAGAATTTAAAGATATGCTCAAATCTAAATCTCTCTCTCATTTGGAGGTGCTCTCCCTGCACCAATTCCCAGATTATGTTGCGCCAGAAGAGACAAGCCTGACGTTTAAAGGAAATGCCATTTTAAAAGCCGAGCATGCGGCCAAGCAGCTAAAAAAATGGACATTGGCAGACGATTCAGGCCTTGTCGTTCCAGCCTTAGGCGGCGAACCAGGCATTTATTCCAGTCGCTATGCCGGCTCCCAGGCAACAGATGCGGATAACCGGCAAAAGCTGCTTCGCGCCATGCAAAACCTAGAATCGCCTGAAGAACGGGCAGCCTACTTTGAATGCTGCCTGGCTTTATCTAGCCCGGACGGTTTAAAAAAATGCGTTCAGGGCATCTGTGAAGGGTTCATTGTCAAAGAGCCTAAAGGCCGCTACGGCTTTGGCTATGATGCTTTATTTGCCAAGCATGATTATGGAGAAAAAACGTTCGCTGAATTGACCGAGGGCGTCAAAAACCGCATTTCGCATCGGTGCAAGGCATTCGAACGCATGGCTGTCTTTCTGGAAAACCTTAGAGATTAA
- a CDS encoding GreA/GreB family elongation factor encodes MMGYLKEFLTQINNRDFHKFLVLWEEYCTSDTVDAEEFSQLLKAVKASDLAKHFGQIIETALPLWKTIEDPQQSYEIVRLLIDLQTTNSPILADLTMETLQKYHGQDPKFNERLRLAGLRNKENFQGAISKYDLLAHMVKGNAVFHTGGWGTGEIMDVSMVREHLMIEFENVSGRKDLSFANAFKTLIPLPHTHFLARRFADPDKLEKEGREDPVALIKLLLHDMGPKTAAEIKDELCELVIPEKDWTKWWQAARAKIKKDPMIETPDSLREPFYLRKAELSTEERLKNAMHNKTDVGQIIQTTYNFVRDTPGALKNPDTKQSLQQKLTQLLELRDLADDQLLQIHLLLEQFFGYKPSESQIAQIIKSNSAIEQLIQHIDIIAFKKRAMVAIKEYRKDWSQLFLSLLFTIPQSQLRDYLLKELNQAETRKLLEAKLKDLLYDPASAPEMFVWYFQKIIHEDDENLPYQNKEGQGLFFESFFILFHAIENHGEYKELLKKIYNLLSGKRYALVRQILQGTSLEFTKEFLLLASKCQTLTDHDMKILRSLAEVVHPSLAAPKGRKGTVKEEEDHEIWTTEEGYLKIQDRIKQIGTVEMVENAREIEAARALGDLRENSEFKFAQERRARLQSELKTLSEQLNRARIITPDDIHADEVGVGSVVNVVDPQGKHTQYTILGPWDANPEQNILSFNSKLAQSMIGKKKGETVSFRDEKFQIVGLGSYLKQ; translated from the coding sequence ATGATGGGCTATTTAAAGGAGTTTCTGACGCAAATCAACAATCGAGATTTTCACAAATTTCTAGTGTTATGGGAAGAATACTGTACAAGTGATACAGTTGACGCGGAAGAATTTAGTCAACTATTGAAGGCGGTTAAAGCCTCTGATTTAGCAAAGCATTTTGGACAAATTATCGAAACAGCGCTTCCTTTATGGAAAACTATTGAAGATCCACAGCAATCCTATGAGATCGTGCGTCTTTTAATTGATCTTCAAACAACAAATAGCCCTATTTTAGCCGATCTTACAATGGAGACTCTGCAAAAATATCACGGCCAAGATCCCAAATTTAACGAAAGGCTGCGATTAGCCGGACTGCGCAATAAGGAAAACTTTCAAGGAGCGATTTCCAAATATGATTTACTTGCCCACATGGTAAAAGGCAATGCCGTTTTTCATACAGGTGGGTGGGGAACAGGAGAAATCATGGACGTTTCCATGGTTCGCGAGCATTTAATGATTGAATTTGAAAATGTTTCCGGCCGCAAAGATTTATCTTTCGCCAATGCTTTTAAAACCTTAATCCCCCTTCCACACACTCATTTCTTAGCCAGACGCTTTGCCGATCCAGATAAATTGGAAAAAGAAGGACGGGAAGATCCCGTTGCCCTGATTAAGCTCCTTTTGCATGATATGGGTCCCAAAACGGCAGCTGAAATTAAAGACGAGCTATGCGAGCTTGTCATTCCCGAAAAAGATTGGACCAAATGGTGGCAAGCTGCCCGTGCAAAGATTAAAAAAGACCCCATGATTGAAACGCCGGATTCACTGCGTGAGCCTTTCTATTTGAGAAAAGCCGAATTATCGACTGAAGAGCGTTTGAAAAATGCGATGCACAACAAGACAGACGTCGGGCAAATTATTCAAACAACTTATAATTTTGTCAGAGATACGCCCGGGGCCTTAAAAAATCCGGATACTAAGCAGTCCTTACAACAAAAGCTAACCCAATTGCTGGAGCTTCGCGATCTCGCCGATGACCAGCTTCTCCAAATTCACCTGCTCCTTGAACAATTTTTTGGATATAAGCCATCCGAAAGCCAAATTGCTCAAATCATTAAGAGCAATTCTGCCATCGAGCAGCTCATTCAACATATCGATATCATTGCGTTTAAAAAACGCGCCATGGTCGCCATAAAAGAGTATCGAAAAGATTGGTCCCAGCTTTTCCTTTCCCTTCTTTTTACTATTCCGCAATCTCAATTGCGCGATTATCTGTTAAAGGAGCTTAATCAAGCAGAAACAAGGAAGCTATTGGAAGCCAAATTAAAAGATCTGCTTTATGATCCGGCTTCAGCACCTGAAATGTTCGTCTGGTATTTTCAAAAAATCATCCATGAAGATGATGAAAACCTGCCTTACCAAAATAAAGAAGGCCAAGGCCTCTTCTTTGAATCCTTTTTCATTCTCTTCCATGCGATTGAAAACCACGGGGAATACAAAGAGCTGCTTAAGAAAATTTATAATCTCTTATCGGGCAAACGCTATGCTCTTGTGCGCCAGATCCTTCAAGGAACAAGCTTAGAATTTACTAAAGAATTCTTGCTGCTTGCTTCTAAGTGCCAAACGTTGACCGATCATGACATGAAGATCCTGCGCTCGCTCGCCGAGGTCGTCCATCCTTCTTTAGCGGCGCCTAAGGGACGCAAAGGAACAGTCAAGGAAGAGGAAGATCACGAAATCTGGACAACAGAAGAAGGCTATCTCAAAATTCAAGATAGGATCAAGCAGATCGGGACGGTGGAAATGGTCGAAAATGCCCGTGAGATTGAAGCTGCGCGCGCATTGGGAGATTTGCGTGAAAATTCTGAATTTAAGTTTGCGCAAGAAAGGCGGGCCAGGTTACAGTCTGAGTTAAAAACTTTATCGGAACAGCTTAACCGCGCGCGCATTATTACACCTGACGATATTCATGCTGATGAAGTAGGAGTCGGAAGCGTTGTCAATGTTGTCGATCCGCAGGGCAAGCATACCCAATACACTATTTTAGGGCCTTGGGACGCCAATCCCGAACAAAATATTCTCTCCTTTAACTCCAAGCTGGCTCAATCTATGATTGGCAAGAAAAAGGGAGAGACTGTTAGTTTCAGAGATGAAAAATTCCAAATAGTGGGGTTGGGAAGTTATTTGAAACAATAG
- a CDS encoding glycosyltransferase family protein, with protein MKLQKVYLFASVSNQYGVIDNFIRELNNALNRQGVISRIIEAKRDDPRTFLNELLSDPPDCTLSFNGLLPDEEGRFLCDMIKIPHVACLTDAPNHFFQLVKSPLTIITCVDRNFCQVFRDFQCPHVIFLPHAASRTLSPDLTAALKYDVLMLNSFIDYEAIRQGWANKYSVALSDVLEEAAEMTLSDYQLPYMQAFIQTLDRHLRAGKPIDPRLIDYETLLDELEAYIGGRSRTELLMSIQDATVHVFGSQPEAGGWKKYLGNKSNIHLHPPVPFSEAINLMKQAKILLNSTPEIKQGAHERILSGLASGAAVLTLDTPYMREQFKDEEDILLYGPRDWEAVNHKINLYLNDENKRNNLVGKGREKVLQHHTWDQRAQTLIKELPPILEKIKAFLDAS; from the coding sequence ATGAAATTGCAAAAAGTTTATTTATTTGCCTCGGTGTCCAATCAATATGGCGTCATCGATAATTTTATTCGCGAATTGAATAATGCCCTTAATCGTCAGGGGGTAATTAGCCGCATCATCGAAGCAAAGCGAGACGATCCACGCACGTTTCTCAACGAACTTTTAAGCGATCCGCCTGATTGCACGCTCTCTTTCAACGGGCTGCTTCCCGATGAAGAGGGACGTTTTCTTTGCGATATGATTAAAATTCCGCATGTTGCTTGCTTAACCGATGCTCCCAATCACTTCTTTCAGCTTGTCAAAAGCCCTTTGACGATTATTACTTGTGTAGACCGCAACTTTTGCCAAGTTTTTAGAGACTTCCAATGTCCCCATGTCATTTTTTTGCCCCATGCGGCCAGTAGAACTTTAAGTCCGGATTTAACCGCTGCTCTTAAATATGACGTTTTAATGCTGAATTCCTTTATTGATTATGAGGCTATTCGTCAAGGATGGGCGAATAAGTATTCTGTCGCCCTCAGCGATGTCTTAGAAGAAGCGGCGGAAATGACCTTAAGCGATTATCAGCTTCCCTATATGCAGGCCTTCATTCAGACGCTGGATCGCCACTTGAGAGCCGGTAAGCCCATTGACCCCCGCTTAATCGATTATGAAACGCTATTAGACGAACTTGAGGCTTATATAGGTGGAAGAAGCCGAACCGAGCTCCTGATGTCCATTCAAGACGCGACAGTTCACGTGTTCGGTTCCCAACCCGAAGCGGGAGGCTGGAAAAAATATTTAGGCAATAAATCGAATATCCACCTTCATCCTCCTGTGCCTTTCAGCGAAGCCATTAATCTCATGAAACAGGCTAAAATTTTGTTGAATAGTACTCCAGAGATCAAGCAGGGCGCGCACGAAAGAATTTTAAGTGGATTGGCCAGCGGAGCAGCCGTTCTCACATTAGATACGCCCTATATGCGTGAACAATTTAAAGATGAAGAGGACATTTTGCTATATGGGCCCCGGGACTGGGAAGCGGTTAATCATAAAATCAATCTGTATTTAAACGATGAAAACAAGCGCAATAATCTTGTTGGTAAAGGAAGAGAGAAAGTTCTCCAGCATCATACCTGGGATCAGCGAGCGCAGACGTTGATTAAAGAGCTTCCGCCCATTTTGGAAAAGATCAAGGCTTTTCTTGACGCAAGCTAA
- the mutY gene encoding A/G-specific adenine glycosylase, translating to MTKCLETDKLKAWFLAEKRELPWREQADPYAVWISEVMLQQTQVAVVLPYFQRWMQRFPTIADLAAASIDEVIKVWEGLGYYSRARYLHEGAKYLVEHFNGQLPASEERLKTIKGLGPYTIGAILSFAFHQKKAAVDGNVLRVLARYFQLEDDIAKAATVKKLRLLAESLLPDEEPWIISEALIELGATVCQRKARCMECPLRSSCLSYRNGVVDRFPVKSKGAQTEYLYRAVAVIRCQDRYLVKRGKKGEIMSDLYEFPFFPTQKERLSSQQLREIIQQQWGLMVCEKHHFPSIMQGFTRYQARLDPVLFACSEEKPVADLEWVEQDVLKQRAFSSGHRRLFEQIQALDLPLPA from the coding sequence ATGACGAAATGTTTGGAAACTGACAAATTAAAAGCGTGGTTTTTAGCGGAAAAAAGAGAATTGCCCTGGCGCGAGCAGGCTGATCCCTATGCCGTTTGGATTTCTGAGGTCATGCTACAGCAAACGCAAGTGGCCGTTGTGTTGCCGTATTTTCAGCGCTGGATGCAGCGATTTCCAACTATTGCCGATTTAGCTGCGGCCTCCATAGATGAGGTGATCAAAGTATGGGAAGGACTAGGCTACTATTCGCGCGCGCGTTATTTGCATGAAGGAGCAAAATATTTAGTTGAGCATTTCAATGGACAACTTCCGGCTAGTGAAGAGCGTCTTAAAACAATTAAGGGGCTGGGGCCTTATACCATTGGGGCCATTTTAAGTTTTGCCTTTCATCAAAAAAAAGCTGCGGTCGATGGCAATGTCCTGCGCGTATTGGCGCGCTATTTTCAACTGGAGGACGATATTGCCAAGGCTGCTACCGTTAAAAAGCTGCGGCTGCTGGCAGAGAGTCTGCTGCCCGATGAAGAGCCTTGGATAATCAGTGAGGCGCTCATTGAATTGGGAGCAACTGTTTGCCAGCGCAAAGCGCGCTGTATGGAGTGCCCTCTGCGGTCCAGCTGCCTTAGCTATCGCAATGGCGTCGTCGACCGTTTTCCCGTCAAAAGCAAAGGGGCGCAAACGGAATATCTCTACCGGGCTGTCGCCGTTATTCGCTGCCAAGACCGCTACTTAGTCAAGCGCGGGAAGAAAGGAGAAATCATGTCTGATCTTTATGAATTTCCCTTTTTTCCGACTCAAAAAGAAAGACTTTCCTCCCAGCAATTAAGAGAAATAATCCAGCAACAGTGGGGGTTAATGGTCTGCGAAAAGCATCATTTCCCATCGATCATGCAAGGCTTTACGCGTTATCAGGCTCGGCTTGATCCTGTTCTGTTCGCTTGCTCTGAAGAGAAGCCGGTGGCGGATTTAGAGTGGGTGGAGCAGGACGTGTTGAAACAGCGGGCTTTTTCATCCGGCCATCGCCGCCTTTTTGAGCAAATTCAAGCGCTCGATTTGCCTCTGCCAGCTTAA
- a CDS encoding peroxiredoxin produces MSSLPLIGQAVPAFQTRDTKGQLISTKDLLGHPYVLYFYPKDDTPGCTAQACSFRDAKPLFDHSQARVIGVSPDSAASHEKFTAKYGLNFTLIPDSTHQLCEQFGVWQEKMLFGKKGMGVIRTTFLIDSQGVIRWIESPVQVEGHEGRVIEALQHLSAS; encoded by the coding sequence ATGTCATCCCTTCCGCTTATTGGACAGGCAGTGCCTGCTTTTCAGACTCGCGATACAAAAGGTCAACTGATTTCCACAAAGGACCTGCTCGGGCATCCTTACGTTTTATATTTTTATCCCAAAGATGATACGCCAGGCTGTACAGCTCAAGCTTGCAGTTTTCGCGACGCCAAGCCTCTTTTCGACCACAGCCAAGCGCGTGTGATTGGCGTCAGTCCCGACAGTGCGGCCTCGCATGAGAAATTCACGGCTAAATATGGACTCAATTTTACGCTTATTCCCGATTCCACCCATCAGCTTTGCGAGCAATTTGGCGTCTGGCAGGAGAAGATGTTGTTTGGTAAAAAAGGAATGGGAGTCATACGAACGACTTTTCTTATCGACAGCCAAGGAGTGATTCGCTGGATTGAGAGTCCCGTACAAGTAGAGGGGCATGAAGGGCGCGTAATCGAAGCTTTGCAACACCTATCCGCCTCCTAG
- the hemB gene encoding porphobilinogen synthase yields the protein MEQPLFTSLPSFSIAHPSIEKALIHRPRRNRQMAAIRGLVQETHLHPSQLIAPLFVLEGSERQLPIASMPGIFRYSLDLLLKEVIELYEMGIRAIDLFCVVPTEKKDAAASEATRTGNLLQQALMRLRQEVPDMCLMVDVALDPFTDHGHDGIVNERGEIDNDLTLPVLAQMSILAADAGAHIVAPSDMMDGRVAYIRRALDQAGHSRVGILSYAAKYASAFYGPFREALHSAPKFGDKKTYQMNPANIREALLECQLDEQEGADLLLIKPGLPYLDVIAKVKEMTNLPVGAYHVSGEYAMVMAAAQNGWLDANRIFEECLLSMRRAGADFILTYAARQIADYLHKR from the coding sequence ATGGAACAGCCTCTTTTTACTTCTCTTCCTTCTTTTTCAATTGCTCATCCCTCAATTGAAAAAGCCCTAATTCACCGCCCTAGGCGCAATCGTCAAATGGCGGCCATCCGCGGATTAGTCCAAGAAACCCACTTGCATCCGAGCCAGTTGATCGCTCCGCTATTTGTTCTAGAAGGTTCAGAGCGGCAGCTGCCCATTGCTAGCATGCCGGGCATCTTCCGCTACTCGCTCGATTTGCTCCTTAAAGAAGTGATAGAGCTATACGAAATGGGCATACGGGCCATCGATTTATTTTGCGTTGTGCCAACCGAGAAAAAAGACGCGGCGGCATCCGAGGCTACTCGTACAGGCAATCTTTTGCAGCAAGCGCTGATGCGCTTGCGCCAGGAAGTTCCTGATATGTGCTTGATGGTGGATGTTGCCTTAGATCCTTTCACCGACCATGGCCATGATGGAATTGTGAATGAGCGCGGAGAAATTGACAATGACCTGACTTTGCCTGTTCTTGCGCAAATGTCCATTCTAGCGGCAGACGCCGGTGCGCACATTGTTGCTCCAAGCGATATGATGGATGGGCGAGTCGCGTATATCCGCCGGGCATTGGACCAAGCGGGGCATAGCCGAGTCGGCATTCTCTCTTATGCAGCTAAATATGCCTCTGCTTTTTATGGTCCTTTTAGAGAGGCTTTGCATTCAGCGCCAAAATTTGGAGATAAAAAGACTTATCAGATGAATCCTGCCAATATTCGCGAAGCCTTGCTCGAGTGCCAGCTTGATGAGCAGGAAGGGGCAGATCTGCTGCTCATTAAACCGGGCCTTCCCTATCTGGATGTCATTGCCAAGGTTAAAGAAATGACAAACCTTCCTGTTGGAGCCTATCATGTGAGCGGAGAATATGCCATGGTGATGGCTGCTGCTCAAAATGGCTGGCTTGACGCCAACCGCATTTTCGAAGAATGCCTGCTTTCAATGCGGCGGGCCGGAGCGGATTTTATTTTAACTTATGCAGCCCGCCAAATAGCCGACTATTTGCATAAGCGTTAA
- a CDS encoding YjbH domain-containing protein: MLNDRKRLLCLFSLLFLSIWHHVFSQDFFCDEEDEQSNLMQDLLVVDYWNKRLNERMPVTYNHLLLGGYFSMPSARMSKEGEIGAGYAYFPPYYSFNLRFQLVDFLEVSGNYRVFKGVADPVLTQFGFGDFSDKGANVKLSLFSPEDSHYELPGLAIGLEDFLGTKAFKAYYIVLTQVFLKENLEISLGYGFHRIRKWFGGMNWMPFLHSRWEYLRNLSFTLEYDAIPYKDERIERHPKGHVKRTPWNIGIKYRLWDSIDLSVSYIRGDAVAFTASSYFDFGNTKGLIPKINDPLPYKAPVNTQAICELRPEDVFIQDLNYALREQGIDLMAAWISYEGECKCKTLRIEIFNMVYREERRLRERLNDLLAALTPDDIDHVIVTIDGIAVLIQEYHYDMRYIRQFREQVIGSYELATLTPLTEVSYPNLYTSKLIFKKKTDYFNVELMPKVHTLFGSSRGKFKYALGLSLAFNGFLYDNIYYSISLGYFAFSNLWDAQDVDRLNPSQIINVRSDLINYFKQKSITVDEAYIEKIWNWGKGWYTRLGFGLFEPEYGGVATEWLYYPVNSEWAVGMEFAVVKKRTPEGVNFTSRIRKLHGFHPTYRKFLGSQYFLNLYYDWKCTSLEFKFSAGKFLADDFGFKTQISRYFPSGLRVGFWYTYTNAKDIINGEIYHDKGVFFSMPLDIFYTHSSRSRWGYGMSAWLRDVGASAFTGTELYDLINQYRQ; this comes from the coding sequence ATGCTAAATGATCGAAAGCGATTACTTTGTCTCTTTAGTCTGCTTTTCTTAAGCATTTGGCATCACGTATTTTCCCAAGACTTTTTCTGCGATGAGGAAGATGAACAATCTAATCTCATGCAAGATCTCCTAGTTGTTGATTACTGGAACAAGCGCCTCAATGAACGGATGCCTGTTACTTACAACCATCTGTTGCTAGGAGGCTATTTCAGCATGCCTTCCGCCCGAATGAGCAAGGAAGGCGAGATCGGCGCGGGCTACGCTTATTTCCCCCCTTATTATTCTTTTAATTTGCGGTTTCAACTAGTTGATTTTTTGGAAGTTTCGGGCAATTACCGCGTATTTAAAGGCGTTGCAGACCCTGTTTTGACCCAGTTTGGATTCGGGGACTTCTCCGATAAGGGCGCCAACGTCAAACTTTCTCTATTTAGTCCTGAAGACAGCCATTACGAGCTTCCGGGTCTGGCAATAGGACTGGAAGACTTTTTGGGAACAAAAGCTTTTAAAGCCTATTATATTGTCCTCACCCAGGTCTTTTTAAAAGAGAACTTAGAGATCAGCCTAGGTTACGGTTTTCATCGGATCCGAAAATGGTTCGGTGGAATGAATTGGATGCCTTTTCTTCACTCCCGCTGGGAATACCTGAGAAACCTTTCTTTTACCCTCGAGTATGACGCCATCCCTTACAAAGATGAAAGGATTGAAAGGCACCCTAAAGGGCATGTGAAGAGAACGCCTTGGAACATTGGAATTAAATACCGCTTATGGGATTCCATCGACCTTTCCGTGTCTTATATTCGCGGCGATGCCGTTGCCTTTACAGCATCGAGCTATTTCGATTTTGGCAATACCAAGGGATTGATTCCCAAAATTAATGATCCATTGCCTTATAAAGCGCCTGTCAACACCCAGGCCATCTGTGAATTGCGCCCTGAAGATGTTTTCATTCAAGACCTCAATTATGCTTTGCGCGAGCAAGGAATTGATTTGATGGCAGCTTGGATCAGCTATGAAGGCGAATGCAAGTGCAAGACTTTGCGTATAGAAATTTTTAATATGGTTTACCGCGAGGAGCGGCGCTTAAGAGAGCGATTAAATGACCTTTTGGCTGCTCTAACTCCGGATGACATTGATCACGTCATTGTCACAATAGACGGCATTGCCGTTCTTATTCAGGAATACCATTATGACATGCGATATATTCGCCAATTTCGCGAACAAGTAATTGGAAGCTATGAGCTTGCCACTTTAACTCCGTTGACGGAAGTGAGTTATCCCAATCTTTATACGTCTAAATTAATCTTTAAAAAGAAAACAGATTATTTCAACGTAGAATTGATGCCGAAGGTGCATACCTTGTTCGGTAGCTCGCGCGGTAAGTTCAAATACGCATTGGGATTATCCCTCGCCTTCAATGGATTTTTATATGACAATATTTATTACTCCATCAGCCTGGGCTATTTTGCTTTTTCGAATCTTTGGGATGCACAAGATGTCGACCGCTTAAATCCCTCTCAAATCATCAACGTGCGCAGCGATTTGATCAATTACTTTAAGCAAAAAAGCATCACAGTCGATGAAGCTTATATAGAGAAAATATGGAATTGGGGGAAAGGCTGGTATACCCGCTTGGGCTTTGGACTCTTTGAGCCTGAATATGGCGGAGTCGCTACCGAGTGGCTTTATTATCCCGTCAACTCGGAATGGGCCGTAGGCATGGAATTTGCCGTCGTAAAAAAACGAACGCCGGAAGGAGTGAACTTTACTAGCCGCATCCGCAAACTGCATGGCTTCCATCCGACTTACCGCAAATTCTTGGGCTCTCAATACTTTCTAAATTTATATTACGATTGGAAATGTACATCCTTGGAATTTAAATTCAGCGCGGGAAAATTCTTGGCGGATGATTTTGGCTTTAAAACGCAAATCTCGCGCTACTTTCCCAGTGGCTTGAGAGTCGGTTTTTGGTACACCTATACCAATGCAAAGGATATCATCAACGGCGAAATTTATCACGACAAAGGCGTTTTCTTCTCCATGCCTCTCGACATCTTTTATACCCATAGCAGCCGCAGCCGCTGGGGTTACGGCATGTCGGCTTGGCTGCGCGATGTGGGCGCAAGCGCTTTTACCGGAACAGAGCTATACGATCTAATCAACCAATATAGGCAGTAA
- a CDS encoding NAD-dependent epimerase/dehydratase family protein, producing MGKQVFITGAAGFIGFHAALQLHARGDHVIGYDNFNSYYDVQLKRDRARELTRRGIKILEGDIQQFEHLQAAIANHNTTHLLHLAAQAGVRYSLQAPFAYLQANVEGFLNILEICRQSPSIKLTYASSSSVYGLNKKVPFSIEDRTDAQASLYGVTKKTNELMAQTYNHLFGISVTGLRFFTVYGPWGRPDMAYFSFTKAILEGKPIEIYNRGNMQRDFTYIDDIVDGILAAIDREMPSAAVFNLGHHHPEQLLHLIAILESELGVKAQKILMPMQPGDVVSTFADIEESTQQLGFLPKVSLEEGLGRFVRWYKDYYKP from the coding sequence ATGGGCAAGCAAGTTTTTATTACAGGCGCGGCAGGCTTCATCGGTTTTCATGCCGCTCTTCAATTGCATGCAAGAGGCGACCATGTCATTGGCTATGACAACTTCAATTCCTATTATGATGTCCAACTCAAACGCGACCGTGCAAGAGAATTGACCCGACGAGGCATCAAAATTTTAGAAGGAGACATCCAACAATTCGAGCATTTGCAAGCTGCCATTGCCAATCATAACACTACTCACCTTTTGCACTTGGCCGCTCAGGCGGGCGTCCGGTATTCCCTGCAAGCGCCTTTTGCCTATTTACAGGCCAATGTCGAAGGTTTCTTAAATATCTTAGAAATCTGCCGGCAGTCTCCATCCATCAAATTGACTTATGCCTCTTCCTCTTCTGTCTATGGCCTGAATAAAAAGGTTCCCTTTTCCATTGAAGACCGTACAGATGCCCAAGCCAGCCTTTACGGAGTGACAAAAAAAACCAATGAGCTGATGGCGCAAACTTACAATCACCTTTTCGGCATCTCAGTGACAGGCCTGCGCTTTTTTACCGTTTATGGCCCTTGGGGGCGCCCTGATATGGCTTATTTTTCTTTTACCAAAGCTATTTTGGAAGGCAAGCCAATTGAGATTTATAACCGCGGAAATATGCAGCGTGATTTTACCTATATCGATGATATTGTTGATGGCATCTTGGCAGCCATCGACCGCGAAATGCCTTCGGCCGCTGTTTTCAATCTAGGACATCATCATCCCGAGCAATTGCTCCATCTAATAGCCATTTTGGAGAGTGAATTGGGTGTTAAGGCACAAAAAATCCTTATGCCCATGCAGCCGGGAGATGTCGTATCAACCTTTGCCGATATTGAAGAGAGCACGCAACAATTGGGCTTTCTCCCCAAAGTCTCTTTAGAAGAAGGGCTGGGTCGCTTTGTCCGTTGGTATAAGGATTATTATAAGCCGTAA